In the Flagellimonas sp. MMG031 genome, one interval contains:
- a CDS encoding M20/M25/M40 family metallo-hydrolase: MKKTLLLVCSLFGFSLFAQDDVAIKSQVADAINEIREFIAIPNDALDAADIDRNIMWLKRKFGDRGFNTAVLETEGLPLFFAATPVSGEKPTVLIYMHFDGQSVDPSKWDQPNPYQVVLKAPKDGGFETVSFDQLDDDINYDWRLFGRSTSDDKSPIVMLLNAMDLLKKDGKEIPFNIKVILDGEEEKSSKPLPAAVKQYRELLESDFLMIVDGPVHASEKPTVVYGCRGITTLTLTTYGPIKPQHSGHYGNYAPNPGFQLAKLLATMKDDEGRVTIPGYYDGISIDKTTDSILKSVPDSDEAIAEKLQFKTAEKVGGFYQEALQYPSLNIRGLGSGWVGDKARTIVPESATAELDLRLVVESDGTRLKQLVKDHIAKQGYKVLDHVPSREERMQFDKIVTVEEGSVTDAFRTELDNPYGDFIVNTLHQSFGEEVIQIRTMGGTVPISPFVNELKIPAFIVPVVNPDNNQHSPNENVKIGQLAYGIKAFYGILSSKLN, translated from the coding sequence ATGAAAAAAACGCTGTTACTTGTCTGCTCACTCTTTGGTTTTTCGCTTTTTGCCCAAGACGATGTGGCCATAAAATCGCAAGTGGCCGATGCCATCAATGAAATTCGTGAATTTATCGCCATTCCCAACGACGCGCTGGATGCAGCCGATATCGACCGAAACATTATGTGGCTCAAACGAAAATTCGGAGACAGGGGATTTAATACGGCCGTTTTGGAGACCGAAGGACTCCCATTGTTTTTTGCGGCAACCCCGGTGAGCGGAGAAAAGCCAACAGTCCTCATCTATATGCATTTTGATGGTCAGTCTGTAGACCCCTCCAAATGGGACCAGCCCAACCCGTATCAGGTAGTATTGAAAGCTCCCAAAGATGGTGGGTTTGAAACGGTTTCCTTTGATCAATTGGATGATGACATCAATTATGATTGGCGTCTGTTCGGACGGTCCACTTCTGATGACAAATCGCCCATCGTGATGCTTTTGAACGCCATGGACCTATTGAAGAAGGATGGCAAGGAAATACCTTTCAATATCAAGGTTATTTTGGATGGCGAAGAGGAAAAGAGCAGCAAGCCACTTCCTGCTGCCGTAAAGCAGTACCGAGAATTGTTGGAATCCGATTTTTTGATGATCGTGGACGGACCGGTCCATGCTTCGGAAAAGCCCACCGTGGTTTATGGTTGTCGTGGAATCACCACCTTGACACTGACCACCTACGGCCCCATCAAACCGCAGCATAGCGGACATTATGGTAACTACGCCCCAAACCCAGGGTTCCAATTGGCCAAATTATTGGCCACCATGAAAGATGATGAGGGCAGAGTGACGATTCCCGGCTATTACGATGGTATTTCCATTGATAAAACAACGGATTCCATCTTAAAAAGCGTTCCCGATAGTGATGAGGCCATTGCGGAGAAGCTACAGTTTAAGACCGCTGAAAAAGTGGGTGGTTTTTATCAAGAAGCCTTGCAATATCCTTCCTTGAACATTAGAGGACTCGGCTCCGGCTGGGTCGGTGATAAAGCAAGGACCATTGTTCCGGAAAGTGCTACCGCCGAATTGGATTTACGATTAGTTGTAGAAAGCGATGGCACCCGATTGAAACAGTTGGTGAAAGACCACATTGCCAAACAAGGATATAAGGTATTGGACCATGTTCCCTCCAGAGAAGAGCGAATGCAATTTGACAAAATCGTGACTGTGGAAGAAGGTAGTGTAACGGATGCGTTCCGCACGGAGCTGGACAATCCTTATGGAGATTTTATCGTGAACACCTTGCACCAAAGTTTTGGGGAAGAAGTGATTCAAATACGGACCATGGGTGGCACCGTGCCCATTTCACCCTTTGTGAACGAGTTAAAAATAC